The Bubalus bubalis isolate 160015118507 breed Murrah chromosome 18, NDDB_SH_1, whole genome shotgun sequence genome contains a region encoding:
- the LOC123330300 gene encoding glutaredoxin-1-like has protein sequence MAQAFMNSKIQSGKVVVFIKPTCPYCRRTQELLSQLPFKQGLLEFVGIQILYLIGAIGDTTEIQDYLQQLTGARTVPQVFIGKECIGGYTDLVNIHE, from the coding sequence ATGGCTCAAGCATTCATGAACAGCAAGATCCAGTCTGGGAAGGTGGTCGTGTTCATCAAGCCCACCTGCCCCTACTGCAGAAGGACTCAGGAGCTTCTCAGTCAACTGCCCTTCAAACAAGGGCTTTTGGAATTTGTTGGTATCCAAATCTTATATCTCATTGGTGCCATCGGTGACACCACTGAGATACAAGATTACTTGCAACAGCTCACAGGAGCCAGAACGGTACCTCAGGTCTTCATCGGTAAAGAGTGCATAGGTGGATACACTGATCTAGTAAATATTCATGAGTGA